One region of Streptomyces davaonensis JCM 4913 genomic DNA includes:
- a CDS encoding BTAD domain-containing putative transcriptional regulator: protein MLLAQLLIARGAVVPTDRIIERLWPAEVPPSAQATLHAYVARLRRALEPQRPPRAPARVLTSAPYGYALVLEQDAVDAWVFERRVVDRTAGEQTARDVVGLAETLALWGGQPYAEFLDEPWTVGERVRLEEMHRTAREWLAAARLGSGLVDQALADADALTQEQPLHEEAWRLMALALWAKERQGDALGALRRARRALDEELGVEPGASLVELEQALLHQRLEVLHRATRMGSAPGTPTVLVADRLLGREAELGVLAAAAARAREGHAQVVLVSGEAGIGKSSLLETGINQLRWQDWLVGFGQCPETDGAPPGWAWLDMLPGLARVAPPGPYAAMLAPLLTPDDAYGFAQSDGSPAQRFRLHRALVGWLREAALRRPLAIVLDDLHRGDQESVELFLLCAEQLRDVPVLLVGSYRAGEGDLTGALARLAVLAPARLALGGLSEAQAKELLRRGASDMSDHVATALAERAGGNPFYLRESSLLLAGEGERQALAAVPQGVQDVLKRRLALLSPAVTAGLRLAAVAGRESSLTLLLRATDSDPEQLLDALEAGVTAGLLTEPRPGTVRFTHALVRDALAGDLTQLGLARLHSRLGRALISLGSDDVAATAHHLLQAAPVVTADAGPAVRHALLAGEQAVRRYAPQNAEALLSAVLDLLTGHPGAFADQDAARLRVTALGQLVDCRIRMGAIVPAREAQHEAVRVARAERRADGPSEIHEAVEAGPAAALRSDLLIAAYTTWTEPTPWRVRAYAVSDPEAVEELDMLLASRDLTDRQRCLLLDQLADALDDFDPRAVEVALEAVRLARAAGEPRLRGLTLTSLLRRIDCDLDPETYGRLHLELAEVAAAEDSPEYSWMSHYIAARTAAGRNDPAQMERCLARADDIARTYELQGLFAVARLRHCMLAMAQGRFEEAERTLAAAVDELRARGAVDLSGLAALSMGCIRVQQGRLAEMLPMVLGVWEQYQPVNEALTALSLSAAGRLEEARAVLNQRVPIQRDFAYVVLTQLRGMAAVAFDDRTLAGEVYQDLFPLHTLAGGVSNLSMAFRPVAQTLGELAQYLDRPEQARHHYLEAERVAAAWNSAHWADAARTALAGLPQVSA, encoded by the coding sequence ATGCTCCTGGCACAACTGCTGATCGCCCGCGGGGCCGTTGTGCCCACGGACCGGATCATCGAGCGACTGTGGCCGGCAGAGGTCCCGCCGAGCGCCCAGGCGACTTTGCATGCGTACGTCGCGCGTCTGCGGCGTGCCCTGGAACCGCAACGGCCACCGCGGGCTCCCGCGCGAGTGCTGACCAGCGCGCCGTACGGCTATGCCCTGGTCCTGGAACAGGACGCGGTGGACGCCTGGGTGTTCGAGCGGCGAGTGGTGGACCGCACGGCGGGGGAGCAGACGGCCAGGGACGTCGTGGGGCTGGCCGAAACGCTCGCCTTGTGGGGCGGGCAGCCGTACGCGGAGTTCCTGGACGAGCCGTGGACCGTGGGCGAGCGTGTCCGCCTGGAGGAGATGCACCGAACTGCCCGTGAATGGCTTGCGGCGGCCCGCCTTGGTTCCGGACTGGTGGATCAGGCTCTGGCCGACGCGGACGCGCTGACGCAGGAGCAGCCGCTGCACGAGGAAGCCTGGCGGCTGATGGCGCTGGCGCTGTGGGCCAAGGAACGCCAGGGGGATGCCCTGGGCGCTCTGCGACGGGCTCGGCGCGCGCTCGACGAGGAACTAGGGGTCGAACCCGGAGCCTCTTTGGTGGAGTTGGAGCAGGCTCTGCTGCACCAGCGCCTGGAGGTGCTGCATCGGGCGACACGTATGGGTAGCGCGCCGGGGACGCCGACCGTGCTTGTGGCCGACCGGCTCCTGGGCCGTGAGGCTGAGCTGGGGGTCCTGGCGGCTGCGGCGGCCCGGGCACGGGAGGGCCACGCCCAGGTGGTCCTGGTCTCCGGTGAGGCTGGTATCGGCAAGTCGAGCCTGCTGGAGACGGGCATCAACCAACTGCGCTGGCAGGACTGGCTGGTGGGGTTCGGGCAATGCCCTGAGACAGACGGCGCCCCACCCGGTTGGGCCTGGCTCGACATGCTTCCCGGTCTCGCGCGGGTTGCCCCGCCCGGCCCGTATGCCGCGATGCTGGCGCCGCTTCTCACCCCCGACGACGCATACGGCTTCGCGCAGTCCGACGGCAGCCCCGCCCAGCGTTTCCGCCTGCACCGAGCGCTCGTCGGCTGGCTCCGGGAGGCGGCCCTGCGCCGTCCGCTGGCGATTGTGCTGGACGACCTGCACCGAGGCGACCAGGAGAGCGTCGAGCTGTTCCTGCTATGTGCCGAGCAGCTGCGTGATGTACCGGTGCTGCTGGTGGGTTCCTACCGTGCCGGAGAAGGCGACCTGACCGGTGCGCTGGCCCGGCTGGCCGTCCTCGCGCCCGCACGGTTGGCCCTCGGCGGGCTGTCGGAAGCCCAGGCGAAGGAACTGCTGCGGCGCGGCGCATCCGACATGAGCGATCACGTCGCGACGGCTTTGGCCGAACGCGCCGGAGGCAATCCCTTCTACCTCCGAGAGAGTTCGCTCCTGCTGGCCGGTGAGGGCGAGCGACAGGCGCTGGCAGCCGTTCCCCAGGGGGTCCAGGACGTGCTGAAGCGCCGACTGGCTCTCCTGTCACCTGCCGTCACGGCCGGACTGCGTCTTGCAGCCGTCGCCGGGCGCGAGAGCTCGCTCACGCTCCTTCTGCGCGCGACGGACAGTGACCCCGAGCAGCTTCTCGACGCCCTGGAGGCGGGCGTCACGGCAGGATTGCTCACCGAACCCCGCCCTGGCACGGTCCGCTTCACTCATGCTCTGGTACGCGACGCTCTCGCCGGTGACCTCACACAACTGGGGCTGGCCAGGCTGCACTCCCGCCTGGGCAGGGCCCTGATTTCCCTCGGCTCCGACGACGTCGCCGCCACAGCCCATCACCTGCTGCAGGCGGCTCCGGTCGTGACCGCCGACGCCGGGCCTGCGGTCCGCCATGCCCTGCTGGCGGGCGAGCAGGCAGTGCGCCGCTATGCCCCGCAGAACGCCGAGGCCCTGCTGAGCGCTGTGCTCGACCTTCTCACCGGCCACCCCGGGGCCTTCGCCGATCAGGATGCCGCCCGGCTGCGAGTGACGGCTCTGGGTCAACTAGTGGACTGCCGGATCCGCATGGGGGCGATCGTCCCGGCGCGGGAGGCCCAACATGAGGCCGTGCGCGTGGCCCGGGCGGAAAGGCGGGCCGACGGGCCGTCCGAGATCCACGAGGCTGTCGAGGCCGGACCTGCTGCTGCCTTGCGTTCTGATCTGCTGATCGCCGCGTATACGACCTGGACCGAGCCGACCCCCTGGCGGGTGCGCGCGTACGCGGTGTCCGACCCCGAGGCCGTCGAGGAACTGGACATGCTGCTGGCGAGCCGGGATCTCACCGACCGGCAACGGTGTCTGCTGCTCGACCAGCTGGCCGACGCCCTCGACGACTTTGACCCGCGCGCCGTGGAAGTGGCACTCGAGGCGGTGCGGTTGGCCCGCGCCGCGGGCGAGCCCCGGCTGCGAGGGCTGACCCTCACCTCACTGTTGCGCCGGATCGACTGCGACCTCGACCCGGAGACCTACGGGCGGCTCCACCTCGAACTCGCCGAGGTAGCCGCTGCCGAGGACAGCCCCGAGTACTCCTGGATGAGTCACTACATCGCCGCCCGGACCGCCGCCGGCCGCAACGACCCGGCGCAGATGGAGCGTTGCCTCGCCCGTGCGGATGACATCGCCCGCACCTATGAGCTCCAGGGCCTGTTCGCGGTGGCCCGGCTACGGCACTGCATGCTTGCCATGGCACAGGGCCGGTTCGAGGAAGCGGAGCGGACTTTGGCGGCGGCGGTGGACGAACTCCGGGCACGAGGGGCCGTCGATCTCAGCGGCCTGGCCGCCCTGAGCATGGGCTGCATCCGGGTCCAGCAAGGACGCCTCGCCGAGATGCTGCCCATGGTGCTCGGGGTGTGGGAGCAGTACCAGCCGGTCAATGAAGCTCTCACCGCGCTCTCCCTGTCCGCCGCGGGACGACTCGAAGAGGCCCGTGCCGTCCTGAACCAACGTGTCCCCATCCAGCGCGACTTCGCCTATGTGGTATTGACGCAGCTCCGCGGTATGGCTGCGGTCGCCTTCGACGACCGCACGCTTGCCGGTGAGGTCTACCAGGACCTGTTCCCCCTGCACACCCTGGCAGGGGGCGTGAGCAACCTTTCCATGGCCTTCCGGCCCGTCGCGCAGACTCTCGGAGAACTCGCCCAGTACCTGGACCGCCCCGAACAGGCCCGCCACCACTACCTCGAGGCGGAGCGGGTGGCCGCCGCATGGAATTCCGCGCACTGGGCGGACGCTGCTCGGACTGCTCTGGCAGGACTGCCGCAGGTGTCCGCGTAG